A genomic stretch from Halococcus agarilyticus includes:
- a CDS encoding zinc ribbon domain-containing protein — protein MGRSLSKKRPWLAVLLTVLATGAGHVYLRRWRRAFGWLAVAFVTSYLLVPASALEAFVAGGAVAWLDLLPLLVVSVLSALDAYQLAVVDNSLHRVHTHDGDGPTVCPSCGRPADDELDFCQWCATPLAGETGI, from the coding sequence ATGGGCAGATCGCTCTCGAAGAAGCGGCCGTGGCTCGCCGTGTTGCTCACCGTCCTCGCGACGGGAGCCGGACACGTGTATCTCCGGCGGTGGCGTCGGGCGTTCGGCTGGCTCGCGGTCGCGTTCGTCACCAGCTACCTGCTCGTACCGGCGTCGGCGCTCGAAGCGTTCGTCGCCGGTGGTGCGGTCGCGTGGCTCGACCTCCTCCCGCTGCTCGTCGTGAGCGTGCTCAGCGCGCTCGACGCCTACCAGCTCGCCGTCGTCGACAACTCCCTTCATCGCGTCCACACCCACGATGGGGACGGCCCGACGGTGTGCCCCTCGTGCGGCCGACCGGCGGACGACGAGCTCGACTTCTGCCAGTGGTGTGCGACGCCGCTCGCTGGCGAAACCGGAATCTGA
- a CDS encoding ATP-binding cassette domain-containing protein, translated as MDAIHVDGLTKEFGTVTAVDDLSFAVEQGEVFGLLGPNGAGKSTLINMLVTLLGSTSGTARVNGHDIHDETGDVRDSLGIVFQEPAIDEELTGTENLAFHGRMYGKRKAEREERIPEVLELVDLADEADDTVESYSGGMQRRLEIGRGLMHEPEVLFLDEPTTGLDARTRRDTWEYIQRLNRESGVTIVITTHYMDEADFLCERVAIMDQGEIVAIDSPEGLKDSLGGDVVTLGLDGQANEFVDRLGDRPWVRERDRTDEGIAVTLERGATRIVDLVRLADETEATITAVDLEKPSLENVFLSLTGSTLTEREADEPSTEPASRDRSSQAARARR; from the coding sequence ATGGACGCCATCCACGTAGACGGGCTGACCAAGGAGTTCGGCACGGTCACGGCGGTGGACGACCTGTCGTTCGCGGTCGAGCAGGGCGAGGTGTTCGGCCTCCTCGGCCCCAACGGGGCGGGGAAGTCGACCCTCATCAACATGCTGGTGACGCTGCTCGGATCGACGAGCGGGACTGCACGGGTCAACGGCCACGATATCCACGACGAAACCGGCGACGTGCGCGACAGTCTCGGCATCGTCTTCCAGGAACCCGCGATCGACGAGGAGCTGACGGGCACGGAGAATCTCGCCTTTCACGGCCGGATGTACGGCAAGCGAAAGGCGGAACGCGAGGAGCGCATCCCGGAAGTGCTCGAACTCGTCGACCTCGCCGACGAGGCGGACGACACGGTCGAGAGCTACTCCGGGGGGATGCAGCGCCGACTGGAGATCGGCCGCGGGCTGATGCACGAACCCGAGGTGCTCTTCCTCGACGAGCCCACCACGGGGCTGGACGCCCGAACCCGTCGAGACACCTGGGAGTACATCCAGCGACTCAACCGCGAGTCGGGCGTCACCATCGTCATCACGACCCACTATATGGACGAGGCGGACTTCCTCTGTGAGCGAGTGGCGATCATGGACCAGGGCGAGATCGTCGCGATCGATTCGCCCGAGGGGCTCAAGGACTCGCTGGGCGGCGACGTCGTCACGCTCGGGCTCGATGGCCAGGCGAACGAGTTCGTCGACCGTCTCGGCGACCGGCCGTGGGTGCGCGAGCGCGATCGAACCGACGAGGGGATCGCCGTCACGCTCGAACGGGGTGCGACGAGAATCGTCGACCTCGTCCGGCTCGCCGACGAGACGGAGGCGACGATCACGGCCGTGGATCTCGAGAAGCCGAGCCTCGAGAACGTCTTCCTCTCGCTCACCGGCAGCACGCTGACCGAGCGTGAGGCCGACGAACCGTCGACGGAGCCGGCCTCGCGCGACCGGTCGTCGCAGGCCGCGAGGGCGAGACGATGA
- a CDS encoding TetR/AcrR family transcriptional regulator, with translation MTTDAADQTGTQTAIMEATYRALCEHGYADLTIQAIADEFAKSKSLLYYHYDTKDEILVAFLEYVLDQFTVEEAVDTADAPDDQLRTLVDNFVPESPTTEQREFQVALFELRSRALSDEAYREQFSRADRLVRDTLVDVLTAGVDDDIFRDVDVERTADHLVSAIDGAMLRRASTTDDATKTREALLAFVDSHLLAND, from the coding sequence ATGACCACCGACGCGGCCGACCAAACCGGGACGCAGACGGCGATCATGGAGGCCACCTATCGGGCGCTGTGCGAACACGGGTACGCCGATCTCACGATCCAGGCGATCGCGGACGAGTTCGCGAAGAGCAAATCGCTGCTCTACTACCACTACGACACCAAAGACGAGATCCTCGTCGCGTTCCTGGAGTACGTCCTCGATCAGTTCACCGTGGAGGAGGCGGTCGACACGGCCGACGCTCCCGACGACCAGTTGCGGACGCTCGTCGACAACTTCGTGCCGGAATCGCCCACGACGGAGCAGCGCGAGTTCCAGGTCGCGCTGTTCGAACTCCGCTCGCGCGCGCTCTCGGACGAGGCGTACCGCGAACAGTTCAGCCGTGCCGACCGTCTCGTCCGTGACACGCTCGTCGACGTCCTGACCGCTGGCGTCGACGACGACATCTTCCGGGACGTCGACGTCGAGCGGACGGCGGATCACCTCGTCTCGGCGATCGACGGCGCGATGCTCCGACGCGCCTCCACCACCGACGACGCGACGAAAACCCGCGAGGCGCTGCTGGCGTTCGTCGACTCACACCTTCTCGCGAACGACTAG
- a CDS encoding ABC transporter permease → MSLVDPLGIYGLWLRDVKRFLRTPSQIVGSLVFPLLFLVLLGFGLDGGAIPGLPEGVAYLQYLVPGIVGFTMLLGASIAGISILSDQDVGFLKEILVAPVSRTSIVLGRIAGGSTTAIVQAVLILAISIPLGFELAGWLSLPLAAVFLVLIATTFVGFGIALASQFSDSEGFSLIVQFVIFPLFILSGAIVPIEGLPELVQPLAYINPLTYGVDGLRAALVGTSTYPLLVNFGALVVSSVVMVSLGAYLFERVEAV, encoded by the coding sequence ATGAGCCTCGTCGATCCCCTCGGCATCTACGGGCTCTGGCTCCGCGACGTGAAGCGGTTCCTGCGGACGCCCTCGCAGATCGTCGGCTCGCTCGTGTTTCCCCTACTCTTTCTCGTGTTGCTGGGCTTCGGTCTCGACGGCGGGGCGATCCCCGGACTCCCGGAGGGCGTCGCGTATCTCCAGTATCTCGTTCCCGGGATCGTCGGGTTCACGATGCTGCTGGGGGCCTCGATCGCGGGGATCTCGATCCTCTCGGACCAGGACGTCGGCTTCCTGAAGGAGATCCTCGTCGCACCGGTGAGTCGGACCTCCATAGTTCTCGGTCGGATCGCCGGCGGGTCGACGACGGCGATCGTCCAGGCGGTGCTCATCCTCGCGATCTCGATCCCGCTCGGGTTCGAGCTCGCGGGCTGGCTCTCGCTGCCGCTCGCAGCGGTCTTCCTCGTGTTGATCGCGACGACGTTCGTCGGCTTCGGCATCGCGCTGGCGTCGCAGTTCTCCGACAGCGAGGGATTCAGCCTGATCGTCCAGTTCGTCATCTTCCCGCTGTTCATCCTCTCGGGCGCGATCGTTCCCATCGAGGGTCTGCCCGAGCTGGTCCAGCCGCTCGCGTACATCAATCCGCTGACCTACGGCGTCGACGGCCTCCGGGCGGCGCTGGTCGGCACGTCGACGTATCCGCTCCTCGTGAACTTCGGCGCGCTCGTGGTCTCGTCGGTCGTCATGGTCTCCCTCGGTGCGTACCTGTTCGAGCGGGTCGAAGCGGTGTAG